The genome window AGGGCGAAGCGGTGGCATGGGGCGCGCCCTGTCCTGCGCGTCAGCCCAATTTTATCCCTCCCCACGATCACGAGGCCGCATTTCCCATGGTAAAACCCGAACTTGGCACCAAGCGGGTCTGCGTTTCATGCGGAACCCGTTTCTACGATCTGCTGAAATCCCCCGCCATCTGCCCGAAATGCGGCGCAGAACAGCCGCTGGATCAGCCCCGCCCCCGCCGCGTGCCAGGTGCGCTGCTGGATGACAAACCCAAGAAAATCGGGGTTGTTGACGATGCCGATACAGATGCCGTCGATGCCGACGACACTGACGAGGATGTGCTGGAGGATACCTCCGACCTCGAAGACGGCGACGATGACACCATCGAAGTGGAAGTCGAGACCGACGGCAACGACGACGAGCACTGATCAGCGCCCGTCTGATAAATTCAGTATGAAAAAAGGGGGCCAGATGGCCCCCTTTTTGATAAGCTGACTGCCGGAATATCAGACTTTTCAGCCTTCTGCCTTCTGCTTCAGTGCAATCAGACCCGCATCATATACCCCGGTCACGGCTGCGATCGCATCCTCGTCTCCCTGTCCGGCTGGCAGGGTGTCGAACGGCGACAGGCGGGTGAAAAATCCCTGCCATACGATTCGCGCTCCGGCCCCGGCTGCCTCGACCGTGATGGTCGAACGGTAGTCGCCCGCAGGCACGATCTGCGTATTTTCTGCATCTGGTGTGAATTTGTAACTGTAGCTGCGGGCAGCCGCGTTATACGCTGTCAGCTCTTCCGTGATTTTAGGGCCACCAAGATCCAGCACCCGGATCGAGCCGGGGTTGTTACCCCGGTCAGCACTGCTGGACTTCACCAGCGGCAGCCAGGTGATGTCCCCGAATTCAGAGATGATTTCCCACACCGCATCCGCCGGCGCGGCAATGTCGATCGTTTTGGTGAGCGTGAGGGGCTTCGGCCCGGTCTGGCCCCCTTCCCCTGCAGGGGTATAAACGGCACCCGGGAACAGTTCTTTCATTGATGCTGTCCTGTTTGATTGTCCCTCGCCGGAAGAGATCGCCCCCGGCGCACTGCGTAGCAGGCCATTGATCGCGGTCGAAGACAATATTGCGCCGCCCATATCTTTTCGAACCGGAGCGGTCTCTGTTTTTCTGCCATCAGGATACCGTAATAGAGCCCCTATGCGTTAAAAAATGGAACGGAAGCCACGGCTTCGCCAAAATGAGGAGAAGGATGGAATGTCCCGCCAGCCGCTTTTACAGTCCCTGGGCCTGCTTGCTGTCACTGCGCTATGCGCCTGCACCGTCTCTCCGCCGGAAGGACCAAGTATTGCCGCCCTGCCCGGCAAGGGAAAAACGCTGGAGCAGTTCCAGAATGACGATATGACATGCCGCTATTACGCCTCTCAGCGGAACGGCTTCGTCTCCCCACAAAAGGGCGCCGCCAACAGCGCCGTCGGCACGGCCGCCATTGGCACGGCGCTGGGAGCAGCGACCGGTGCATTGATTGGTGTGGCCGCAGGCAATGCCGGTATGGGGGCTGCAATCGGCGCAGGAGCGGGCCTTGCGGGAGGAGGTCTGCTCGGCAGTTCGAATGCGCGGCAGTCCTCGGCCTCGCTACAGCAGAATTACGACATGAATTACGGGCAATGCATGATTGCCCGCGGCAATACATTCCCGCCCCAGCCAAGGATGCAGATGGCACCCGCCTATACTTATTGAGCAGTGGAACAGGCCAAGG of Granulibacter bethesdensis contains these proteins:
- a CDS encoding TIGR02300 family protein, coding for MVKPELGTKRVCVSCGTRFYDLLKSPAICPKCGAEQPLDQPRPRRVPGALLDDKPKKIGVVDDADTDAVDADDTDEDVLEDTSDLEDGDDDTIEVEVETDGNDDEH
- a CDS encoding YMGG-like glycine zipper-containing protein, producing MSRQPLLQSLGLLAVTALCACTVSPPEGPSIAALPGKGKTLEQFQNDDMTCRYYASQRNGFVSPQKGAANSAVGTAAIGTALGAATGALIGVAAGNAGMGAAIGAGAGLAGGGLLGSSNARQSSASLQQNYDMNYGQCMIARGNTFPPQPRMQMAPAYTY
- a CDS encoding SRPBCC family protein; amino-acid sequence: MKELFPGAVYTPAGEGGQTGPKPLTLTKTIDIAAPADAVWEIISEFGDITWLPLVKSSSADRGNNPGSIRVLDLGGPKITEELTAYNAAARSYSYKFTPDAENTQIVPAGDYRSTITVEAAGAGARIVWQGFFTRLSPFDTLPAGQGDEDAIAAVTGVYDAGLIALKQKAEG